A stretch of DNA from Cyanobacterium stanieri LEGE 03274:
AAAGGTTACAGAAAAAGTAATCCAAGCGGCCGATAACCTGAAAATTATTGGTAGAGCAGGGGTTGGAGTTGATAACGTCCATGTGCCATCGGCTACCCGTAAAGGGATTGTGGTGGTAAACTCCCCCGAAGGAAATACCATCGCAGCGGCTGAACACGCTTTGGCCATGATGTTGTCTCTTTCCCGTCACATTCCCGATGCCAATCAGTCAGTAAAAGAAGGAAAATGGGATCGTAAAAGTTATATCGGTTCTGAGGTTTACAAAAAAACCCTCGGGGTAGTAGGTTTAGGTAAAATCGGCTCCCATGTGGCAAAGGTTGGTAAAGCCATGGGTATGAAAATTTTAGCCTATGATCCTTTCATTTCCCAAGAAAGAGCCAATCAATTGGGTTGTACCCTCGTAGATTTAGACATTCTTTTCAGTGAATCTGATTATATTACCCTCCATATTCCTAAAACCAAAGAAACCGCTAACTTAATTAACGCCCAATCCCTTGCCAAAATGAAGCCCCACGCCAGAATTATTAACTGTGCTAGGGGTGGTATCATCGATGAAGATGCCCTTTATGAAACTCTTAAGGAAGGTAAAATAGGCGGTGCAGCCCTTGATGTGTTTGCCTCTGAGCCTTTAGGGGAATCTAAATTAAGGGAATTGGGTAATAATATTATTTTAACCCCTCACCTTGGTGCATCCACCGCCGAAGCTCAAGTAAACGTTGCCATTGACGTAGCCGAGCAGATTAGGGATGTATTACTCGGACTTCCTGCCCGTAGTGCGGTGAATATCCCAGGATTAAGCCCCGATGTCATGGAAAAATTACGTCCTTATATGCGTTTAGCTGAAACCCTCGGTAATTTGGTAGGACAATTAGCGGGCGATCGTGTGGAGAGCTTAAATGTTAAACTACAAGGAGACTTAGCAGATAATAGTAGTCAACCCCTTGTTACTGCCTCCCTCAAAGGTTTACTATCCAAAGCCCTCCGGGAAAGAGTTAACTATGTTAACGCCGCCATCGAAGCCAAAGAAAGAGGCATCCACCTAGTAGAAACCAGAGACGCCACCATCAAAGATTACAGTAACTCCATTTACCTCGAAGCCGTTGGCACTAAAGGCACTCACGCTGTAACTGGTGCTTTATTAAACGATGGCGAAATCCGTATCACCAGCATCAACGGATTCCCAGTCAACGTTCCCCCCAATACTTATATGTTATTTACCCTCCACCGTGATGTACCAGGTATTATTGGTAAAATCGGTTCTTTGTTGGGTAACTTTAACGTTAACATTGCCAGTATGCAAGTAGGGCGTAAAATCGTCCGTGGGGACGCTGTCATGGTACTCAGTATCGATGATCCTTTACCTGAGGGCGTTTTACCTGAAATCCTCAAGGTAGGCGGTGTTACCGATGCTTATACCGTAAGTTTATAAGTCATTGTCATTATTCAACGCAAGGGGGTTAAAGCCCCTTGTAAAAAAACACAGTAGCCACATCGTGTAATGAATTATACGGCTAACGGTAGTTCGTTGAATAAATTGAACTAAAATATTGATATTGCTAATTTGTAAGTGATCAAGCGGACTTGATATGAAAACAGCTTTTCAGTTCCTCTTATAGTTACTTCAATTGTGTTTAAGACACTTTGCTTTTCTGAAAGCCTCATCATATAAATATTGTGGTATTCGATAGCCTTTCATTCCAATTTTGATTAACTATATCTAATAACTAATATATGAATTC
This window harbors:
- the serA gene encoding phosphoglycerate dehydrogenase, giving the protein MAKVLVSDSVDEAGIKILTQVAQVDIKTGLSEDELTAIIPEYDALMIRSGTKVTEKVIQAADNLKIIGRAGVGVDNVHVPSATRKGIVVVNSPEGNTIAAAEHALAMMLSLSRHIPDANQSVKEGKWDRKSYIGSEVYKKTLGVVGLGKIGSHVAKVGKAMGMKILAYDPFISQERANQLGCTLVDLDILFSESDYITLHIPKTKETANLINAQSLAKMKPHARIINCARGGIIDEDALYETLKEGKIGGAALDVFASEPLGESKLRELGNNIILTPHLGASTAEAQVNVAIDVAEQIRDVLLGLPARSAVNIPGLSPDVMEKLRPYMRLAETLGNLVGQLAGDRVESLNVKLQGDLADNSSQPLVTASLKGLLSKALRERVNYVNAAIEAKERGIHLVETRDATIKDYSNSIYLEAVGTKGTHAVTGALLNDGEIRITSINGFPVNVPPNTYMLFTLHRDVPGIIGKIGSLLGNFNVNIASMQVGRKIVRGDAVMVLSIDDPLPEGVLPEILKVGGVTDAYTVSL